The proteins below are encoded in one region of Nocardia sp. XZ_19_385:
- a CDS encoding response regulator encodes MTKVDDRADPEKGALATKVLVVDDEPQIVRALRINLSVRGYEVLTAGTGAAALRIAADKQPDVVILDLGLPDIDGIEVLAGLRGWTSTPVIVLSARTDSVDKVAALDAGADDYVTKPFGMDELLARLRAAIRRGAAEAGTHEPVIETETFTVDLALKKVTKNGASVHLTPTEWGMLEMLVRNRGKLVGRKELLREVWGPAHSTETHYLRVYLAQLRRKLEDDPAKPRHLITEPGMGYRFQQ; translated from the coding sequence ATGACGAAAGTGGATGACCGTGCTGACCCCGAAAAGGGCGCCCTCGCCACCAAAGTGCTGGTCGTGGACGATGAGCCCCAGATCGTGCGTGCCCTGCGGATCAACCTGTCGGTACGCGGCTACGAGGTGCTCACCGCGGGTACCGGCGCCGCGGCGTTGCGCATCGCCGCCGACAAACAACCCGACGTAGTGATCCTCGACCTCGGGCTGCCTGACATCGACGGCATCGAGGTACTCGCCGGGCTCCGGGGCTGGACCTCGACTCCGGTGATCGTGTTGTCGGCCCGCACCGACTCGGTTGACAAGGTCGCAGCGCTGGATGCGGGCGCAGATGACTATGTGACCAAACCTTTCGGCATGGACGAGCTGCTGGCCCGGCTCCGCGCCGCGATCCGTCGCGGCGCGGCCGAGGCCGGGACACACGAGCCCGTGATCGAAACCGAGACCTTCACCGTCGACCTCGCCCTGAAGAAAGTCACGAAAAACGGTGCGAGCGTACATCTGACACCCACCGAGTGGGGCATGCTCGAAATGCTGGTCCGCAATCGCGGCAAGCTCGTCGGGCGCAAGGAACTGCTGCGCGAGGTGTGGGGCCCGGCGCATTCAACCGAAACCCATTACCTACGTGTCTATTTGGCCCAGCTGCGGCGCAAACTCGAAGATGATCCCGCCAAGCCGCGGCATCTGATTACCGAGCCGGGCATGGGCTACCGCTTCCAGCAGTGA